The following proteins are co-located in the Maridesulfovibrio sp. genome:
- a CDS encoding M15 family metallopeptidase, whose amino-acid sequence MRNVKYCVLLVVLSILFSFSVAFSGQDSLPDEFCYLDNILSGAVYDVRYFGSDNFVGKRIDGYKADRVILTRDAAAALAGAQKDLAPFGLGLKIFDGYRPQDAVLHFVRWAEDLNDTRMKQKYYPGVQKKNLFRDGYIAEKSSHSRGSTVDLTIIDLKTGQELDMGTGFDFFGPDSWPDNKDMSVQVRSNRALLREIMVRNGFKPLKEEWWHFTLEFEPFPENYFNFPIK is encoded by the coding sequence ATGCGTAATGTTAAATATTGTGTTCTATTAGTTGTTTTGAGTATTTTGTTTTCATTTTCTGTTGCCTTCAGCGGGCAGGACAGCCTTCCGGATGAGTTTTGCTATCTGGATAATATTCTCTCTGGTGCTGTTTACGATGTACGTTATTTCGGTAGCGACAATTTTGTAGGTAAACGTATTGATGGCTACAAGGCCGACCGGGTTATTCTCACGCGTGATGCAGCCGCAGCATTGGCAGGGGCGCAGAAGGACCTCGCTCCTTTTGGATTAGGGTTGAAGATTTTCGATGGATATCGTCCGCAGGATGCAGTGCTTCATTTTGTGCGCTGGGCAGAGGATTTGAACGATACCCGTATGAAGCAGAAATATTATCCCGGCGTGCAGAAGAAGAACCTTTTCCGTGATGGATATATTGCCGAAAAATCGAGCCACTCGCGCGGTTCGACTGTGGATTTGACCATAATTGATCTCAAAACCGGTCAGGAACTTGATATGGGAACAGGCTTTGATTTTTTTGGTCCTGACTCGTGGCCGGATAACAAAGATATGAGTGTGCAGGTGCGTTCAAACCGTGCGTTGCTGAGGGAGATAATGGTGCGCAACGGGTTTAAGCCTTTGAAGGAAGAATGGTGGCATTTCACTCTTGAATTTGAACCTTTTCCAGAAAACTATTTTAATTTTCCCATCAAATAA